In Actinoplanes derwentensis, the following proteins share a genomic window:
- a CDS encoding IucA/IucC family protein translates to MIHIVSTGRLAAAATRTEAALAVHAPHLVDAFTRHLPAAADTVGRRLRAALVREDLTPRTAGGHLHAFHRVEYPHAGVADPVDLLAGIDPTGTMSAEIRNAVINLAIALARFDPAVPDGANPDLRAVHLERLAVAGHNLHPCGRTRLGWDTADVLAHDLEAGHTPLKFIAVRDDAHLGDDLGAVLEGVPAAPPGYRTQPLHGWQHDTVLHRYADLFTDGTLRRLDGHLDAVPTSALRTLLLPGGQYLKVSLDIQVTSTRRSISVASTRNGPALSRLLHRLVDDDRILLMAETAGAAVPAGSGRDLSAIVRTGLTGRLQPGELAIPGGALPAYDPVTGRTVLAGLVDQSGGTAETWLTDYTRLLLPPLLRLLADGVALEAHLQNCLPTFRGGHPHRLALRDFAGLRLHPGRLADAGHTIDLWPGSVVGTGDTEILRAKLGYTALQAHLGELVIRLAESHHLDETRAWRVIREVVDDTYDTLSTHRHAAADHSWLIAAQVPHKALVRMRLAGTGDIHIPVSNPLHG, encoded by the coding sequence ATGATCCACATCGTCTCCACCGGACGACTCGCCGCAGCCGCCACCCGCACCGAAGCCGCCCTCGCCGTCCACGCACCCCACCTCGTCGACGCCTTCACCCGCCACCTGCCCGCCGCCGCCGACACCGTCGGCCGCCGCCTGCGCGCCGCCCTGGTCCGCGAAGACCTCACCCCCCGCACCGCGGGCGGCCACCTGCACGCTTTCCACCGGGTCGAATATCCGCACGCCGGTGTCGCCGACCCCGTGGACCTGCTGGCCGGGATCGACCCCACCGGCACCATGTCCGCCGAGATCCGCAACGCCGTCATCAACCTCGCGATCGCGCTGGCCCGTTTCGACCCGGCCGTCCCCGACGGCGCGAACCCCGACCTGCGGGCCGTCCACCTGGAACGCCTCGCCGTCGCCGGTCACAACCTGCACCCGTGCGGCCGCACGCGTCTCGGCTGGGACACCGCCGACGTCCTGGCGCACGATCTGGAAGCCGGTCACACGCCGCTGAAGTTCATCGCCGTCCGCGACGACGCGCACCTCGGCGACGACCTCGGCGCTGTTCTGGAGGGTGTCCCCGCCGCACCCCCCGGCTACCGCACCCAGCCTCTGCACGGCTGGCAGCACGACACGGTGCTGCACCGCTACGCCGACCTGTTCACCGACGGCACTCTGCGGCGTCTCGACGGCCACCTCGACGCCGTCCCCACCTCGGCGCTGCGGACCCTGCTGCTGCCCGGCGGCCAGTACCTGAAGGTCAGCCTCGACATCCAGGTGACCTCCACCCGCCGCAGCATCTCCGTCGCCTCCACGCGCAACGGCCCCGCTCTGTCGCGACTGCTGCACCGCCTGGTCGACGACGACCGCATCCTGTTGATGGCCGAGACCGCCGGTGCCGCGGTCCCCGCCGGCAGTGGCCGTGACCTGTCGGCCATCGTCCGTACCGGCCTGACCGGCCGCCTGCAGCCCGGCGAGCTGGCCATTCCCGGCGGTGCGCTGCCCGCCTATGATCCCGTGACCGGCCGTACGGTGCTCGCCGGTCTCGTCGACCAGTCCGGCGGCACCGCCGAGACCTGGCTCACCGACTACACCCGTCTGCTGTTGCCCCCGTTGTTGCGGCTGCTCGCCGACGGCGTGGCCCTGGAAGCGCATCTGCAGAACTGCCTGCCCACCTTCCGCGGCGGTCACCCGCACCGTCTGGCTTTGCGTGACTTCGCCGGCCTGCGCCTGCATCCCGGCCGTCTCGCCGACGCCGGTCACACCATCGACCTGTGGCCGGGCTCCGTCGTCGGTACCGGTGACACCGAGATCCTGCGTGCCAAACTCGGCTACACCGCGCTGCAGGCTCATCTCGGTGAACTCGTCATCCGTCTCGCCGAGTCCCATCACCTCGACGAGACCCGCGCGTGGCGTGTCATCCGCGAGGTCGTCGACGACACCTACGACACTTTGAGCACCCACCGGCATGCCGCGGCCGACCACAGTTGGCTCATCGCCGCTCAGGTCCCGCACAAAGCCCTGGTCCGCATGCGGCTGGCCGGCACCGGCGACATCCACATCCCGGTCAGCAATCCGCTGCATGGCTGA